In Microvirga lotononidis, a single genomic region encodes these proteins:
- the nagA gene encoding N-acetylglucosamine-6-phosphate deacetylase, whose protein sequence is MPIALVGARVFDGAHMLDGRAVVIGNGRIIGLPHERDLGAGIERQRIEGLLAPGFIDVQVNGGGGVLYNDVRSVEGIRTIAEAHRAYGTTGLLPTFITDTRETMAEAVEAMRAALAARVPGVLGIHLEGPFISPERKGVHNPAFIRPMEDEDIAILTSLTEGRTLVTLAPERTGLAAIARLAAAGVLVCAGHTAGDYATIVEAARHGLRGFTHLYNAMPPMAGRDPGPVGAALDSPDTWCGLIVDGHHVSDAALRVAIAAKGTERMMLVTDAMSVTGTDLISFDLHGRTIYRRDGRLTTKDGTLAGSDLDMAGAVRNSVQRLGLGLPDVLRMASLIPAQFLRLDHELGRIAPGYRADLLLLDGSLQVQQTWIRGEALVNAPFVLRND, encoded by the coding sequence ATGCCGATCGCCCTCGTGGGAGCCCGCGTCTTCGACGGCGCGCACATGCTCGACGGCCGCGCCGTCGTGATCGGGAACGGCCGCATCATCGGCCTGCCCCATGAACGGGATCTCGGCGCCGGGATCGAACGTCAGCGCATCGAGGGGTTGCTCGCGCCCGGCTTCATCGACGTGCAGGTCAATGGCGGCGGCGGCGTGCTCTACAACGATGTCCGCAGTGTCGAGGGCATCCGGACGATTGCCGAGGCGCACCGCGCCTACGGCACGACAGGCCTTCTGCCGACCTTCATTACTGATACGCGAGAGACCATGGCGGAGGCCGTGGAGGCCATGCGCGCGGCGCTCGCGGCGCGCGTTCCCGGCGTTCTCGGCATCCATCTCGAAGGCCCCTTCATCAGCCCCGAGCGCAAGGGCGTGCACAACCCCGCCTTCATTCGCCCCATGGAGGATGAGGACATCGCGATCCTGACGTCTCTCACCGAGGGCCGCACCCTCGTGACGCTGGCGCCCGAGCGCACCGGCCTGGCGGCGATTGCGCGTCTGGCGGCAGCGGGCGTGCTGGTCTGCGCCGGGCACACGGCGGGCGACTACGCGACCATCGTGGAAGCGGCGCGCCATGGCCTGCGCGGCTTCACCCATCTCTACAACGCCATGCCGCCCATGGCCGGGCGCGATCCGGGCCCGGTGGGCGCGGCGCTCGACAGCCCGGACACATGGTGCGGTCTCATCGTCGACGGGCACCATGTGAGCGATGCCGCTCTGCGCGTGGCCATCGCGGCCAAGGGCACGGAGCGGATGATGCTCGTGACCGACGCCATGTCGGTGACCGGCACCGATCTCATCAGCTTCGACCTGCACGGCCGCACCATCTACCGCCGGGACGGCAGGCTCACCACCAAGGACGGAACGCTCGCGGGCTCCGACCTCGACATGGCGGGCGCCGTACGCAACAGCGTGCAACGGCTCGGCCTCGGCCTGCCGGACGTGCTGCGCATGGCCTCATTGATTCCGGCGCAGTTCCTGCGCCTCGATCACGAACTGGGCCGCATCGCACCAGGCTATCGCGCCGATCTCCTTCTCCTCGATGGGAGCCTGCAGGTGCAGCAGACTTGGATCAGGGGCGAGGCTCTGGTCAACGCCCCATTTGTTCTCCGCAATGATTAA
- a CDS encoding Gfo/Idh/MocA family protein: protein MIGVGIIGAGHFGAVHARAMTDVDEVRLVASCRENVDAAAAFAAEHGGKSYSDWRALLDDPMVDAVLIATPHHLHEEITIAAARAGKHILLEKPMAPSLAACDAMLATAEATRVKLMIGHVMHFALPCLRAREIIDSGVLGAPVLGSSWMIKLWMESNRRPWHLNHASGGGMLMTAGIHALDRLIWLMGQPVAGVTAMAGNYFHEQEADDAALIGLRFADGRIGQVASVGYRDGAVTFAMDLVCEKGTIRIDFDHGVSTGKGGVWTPVLGSIEPNWMGAAVAREWRALAASIINDTPSPVTGSYGRHVVACIEAAHEASRSRREVSVTATARV, encoded by the coding sequence ATGATCGGCGTAGGTATTATCGGGGCCGGCCACTTCGGAGCGGTTCATGCTCGAGCCATGACCGACGTTGACGAGGTCAGGCTCGTCGCATCCTGCCGGGAGAATGTGGACGCAGCGGCTGCCTTCGCGGCTGAGCATGGGGGCAAGAGTTACAGCGACTGGCGCGCTTTATTGGACGATCCGATGGTCGATGCCGTTCTCATCGCCACGCCGCACCACCTCCACGAAGAAATCACCATCGCGGCCGCCCGGGCCGGCAAGCATATCCTGCTTGAGAAACCGATGGCGCCCAGCCTGGCGGCTTGCGACGCTATGCTCGCGACTGCAGAGGCAACCCGGGTCAAGCTTATGATCGGGCACGTGATGCACTTCGCCCTGCCCTGTCTCAGGGCCAGGGAGATTATCGACTCGGGCGTGCTCGGTGCTCCGGTTTTGGGGTCGAGCTGGATGATCAAGCTCTGGATGGAGAGCAACCGGCGACCCTGGCATCTCAATCATGCTTCAGGGGGCGGGATGCTGATGACAGCGGGCATTCACGCACTCGATCGGCTGATCTGGCTCATGGGTCAGCCGGTGGCCGGGGTCACGGCGATGGCTGGTAACTACTTCCACGAGCAGGAGGCCGATGACGCGGCCCTGATCGGCCTGCGCTTTGCTGACGGCCGGATCGGCCAAGTCGCCAGCGTCGGCTATCGCGATGGAGCGGTCACGTTCGCCATGGATCTCGTCTGTGAGAAGGGGACGATCCGGATCGACTTCGATCACGGCGTCTCCACGGGCAAAGGTGGCGTCTGGACACCCGTTCTGGGCTCCATCGAGCCGAACTGGATGGGCGCAGCCGTGGCGCGTGAGTGGCGGGCCCTCGCCGCCAGCATCATTAACGATACGCCCTCCCCGGTTACCGGTTCCTACGGACGCCATGTGGTTGCCTGCATCGAGGCGGCACATGAGGCCAGCCGTAGCCGGCGCGAGGTCTCGGTTACTGCCACTGCGCGGGTTTAA
- a CDS encoding SIS domain-containing protein: MSDRSNVRTVMLREAQEAPQVVAHLLKSNAPLCRDLGERLRASPPPFAVTCARGSSDNAATFVKYLLEIHSGLVTASVGPSVTSVYEARPRMRDALFLAVSQSGRSPDILNLAQAGRDDGALTVALVNDTTSPLASTCEVVLPLHAGPEKSVAATKSFIAALAAGLQLVAHWSQDRALLEALDTLPDVLAKAAATDWSAALPVLSDADNLFVVGRGVGFAVAQEAALKLKETSGVHAEAMSAAELMHGPWTLAGNHFPILVLSQRDETLIGVNDLVTKLNEQGVPVIVAGAAEGPAGVTLPGGEDAHPYLAPIALIQSFYPLVNAIALARGRDPDSPPRLRKVTETV, translated from the coding sequence ATGTCGGACCGATCGAACGTCAGAACGGTGATGCTAAGGGAGGCCCAAGAGGCTCCGCAGGTGGTCGCGCACCTCCTTAAGAGCAATGCGCCCCTGTGCCGCGACCTCGGCGAGCGCCTGCGCGCCTCCCCGCCGCCCTTCGCCGTCACCTGCGCGCGCGGCAGCTCCGACAATGCCGCGACCTTCGTCAAATACCTGCTCGAGATTCATTCCGGCCTCGTCACCGCCTCCGTCGGTCCGTCCGTGACCTCCGTCTACGAGGCGCGCCCGCGCATGCGCGACGCCCTCTTCCTCGCCGTGTCACAATCGGGCCGCAGCCCCGACATCCTCAACCTTGCCCAGGCCGGGCGCGACGACGGCGCCCTGACGGTCGCGCTCGTGAACGACACGACCTCGCCGCTCGCCTCCACCTGCGAGGTCGTGCTGCCGCTGCACGCCGGCCCCGAGAAGAGCGTGGCGGCCACGAAATCCTTCATCGCGGCACTCGCGGCCGGATTGCAGCTCGTGGCGCACTGGTCGCAGGACCGGGCGCTGCTCGAGGCCCTCGACACCCTGCCCGACGTGCTGGCGAAGGCCGCCGCGACCGACTGGTCGGCGGCGCTTCCGGTGCTCTCCGACGCCGACAACCTGTTCGTCGTCGGGCGCGGCGTGGGCTTCGCCGTCGCCCAGGAAGCCGCCCTCAAGCTCAAGGAAACCTCCGGCGTGCACGCCGAGGCGATGAGCGCCGCCGAGCTGATGCACGGCCCCTGGACGCTCGCGGGCAATCACTTCCCGATCTTGGTCCTGAGCCAGCGGGACGAGACCTTGATCGGCGTGAACGATCTGGTCACGAAGCTGAACGAGCAGGGCGTCCCGGTGATCGTCGCCGGCGCCGCCGAAGGTCCCGCAGGCGTCACGCTGCCGGGGGGCGAGGATGCGCATCCCTATCTTGCCCCCATTGCCCTCATCCAGAGCTTCTATCCCCTCGTGAATGCCATTGCGCTGGCGCGCGGCCGCGATCCCGACAGCCCGCCGCGCCTGCGCAAGGTGACGGAGACCGTGTGA
- a CDS encoding ABC transporter substrate-binding protein: MQLKALTRTISVAAFLGATALTTAAAAQEQKTITGGFDVGPGGFQGNFNPLAATGGFTWLNVYFEPLVNYNADLTAIDGALATEYSVNADKTEYTFKLAKETWHDGKPFTSKDVKFTVDLAKNGETGTVFAARLNAVSSVETPDERTAIIKLSRPDAGFLATLTKLMILPEHALAGTTPKELATSTWWATKPVGTGPFKFKQYVTDQYVELVADDDYRLGRPKVDRVINRYFKNTAAAVAALRAGEIQFTYVEPDDVAVFKDNKDFHVIEGQSFVVNYLGFNQQVPLWKDVRVRQAVMHAIDRQAIIDSLYGGAATAANCGYVAKQLVPEGLNPYQYDPAKAKALLAEAGWDKINGNKPVTWLTYYNTPQAANVMAAVQAMLAQVGINVVPRVVDTPTYNGIIYAGNPDFSQFPLVYAGLQNGPDPLGINIGLNAAQKPPAGANFLRIDMPELTKALDAALAETNPQQLDARYQDVCKAMNANLPWATMWVANRYGVASTKLKDFVWVPAPAGGPYSAHPEKWSIEK, encoded by the coding sequence ATGCAACTGAAAGCTTTGACACGAACCATCTCCGTCGCGGCGTTTCTCGGAGCAACGGCTCTGACGACTGCGGCGGCGGCCCAGGAGCAGAAGACCATCACCGGCGGCTTTGACGTCGGTCCAGGCGGCTTCCAAGGCAACTTCAACCCGCTGGCGGCGACGGGCGGATTCACTTGGCTCAACGTCTACTTCGAGCCTTTGGTCAACTATAATGCTGATCTGACAGCGATCGACGGTGCTCTCGCCACCGAATATTCGGTCAACGCTGACAAAACCGAGTACACCTTCAAACTCGCCAAGGAGACTTGGCACGACGGCAAGCCCTTCACGTCCAAGGATGTGAAGTTTACGGTCGACCTTGCCAAGAACGGCGAGACCGGAACAGTCTTTGCCGCCCGTCTCAATGCGGTCTCCTCCGTTGAGACGCCCGATGAACGTACCGCAATCATCAAGCTCTCGCGTCCGGACGCCGGCTTCCTGGCGACGCTGACAAAGCTCATGATCCTTCCGGAGCATGCGCTTGCCGGCACAACGCCGAAGGAGCTGGCGACCAGCACGTGGTGGGCGACCAAGCCGGTTGGAACCGGACCCTTCAAGTTCAAGCAATATGTGACCGACCAGTACGTCGAACTGGTGGCCGACGACGACTACCGCCTCGGTCGCCCGAAGGTGGACCGCGTGATCAACCGCTATTTCAAGAACACGGCCGCGGCCGTGGCGGCGCTGCGCGCGGGCGAAATCCAGTTCACCTATGTCGAGCCCGACGACGTTGCAGTCTTCAAGGACAACAAAGATTTCCACGTCATCGAGGGGCAATCCTTCGTCGTCAACTATCTCGGCTTCAACCAACAGGTCCCGCTCTGGAAGGACGTCCGCGTGCGGCAAGCCGTGATGCACGCCATAGACCGCCAAGCCATCATCGACAGCCTCTATGGCGGAGCCGCGACCGCTGCCAACTGCGGCTATGTCGCCAAACAGCTTGTCCCGGAAGGCCTGAACCCTTACCAGTACGACCCGGCCAAGGCCAAGGCCCTCCTGGCGGAAGCGGGCTGGGACAAGATCAATGGCAACAAGCCAGTCACTTGGCTCACCTATTACAACACACCCCAGGCTGCCAACGTCATGGCGGCCGTTCAGGCGATGCTCGCGCAGGTCGGTATCAACGTGGTGCCACGCGTGGTCGACACGCCGACCTACAACGGCATCATTTACGCCGGCAACCCAGATTTCAGCCAGTTCCCGCTGGTCTATGCCGGCCTGCAGAACGGCCCTGATCCGTTGGGCATCAACATCGGCCTGAACGCGGCCCAGAAGCCCCCAGCGGGGGCAAACTTCTTGCGCATTGACATGCCGGAGTTGACCAAGGCGCTGGATGCTGCGTTGGCCGAGACGAACCCGCAGCAGCTCGATGCGCGCTACCAGGATGTGTGCAAGGCGATGAACGCGAATCTGCCGTGGGCGACCATGTGGGTGGCCAACCGTTACGGCGTCGCCTCGACAAAGCTCAAGGACTTCGTCTGGGTGCCGGCTCCAGCTGGCGGACCCTACAGCGCGCACCCGGAGAAATGGTCGATCGAGAAGTAA
- a CDS encoding FadR/GntR family transcriptional regulator — MSGLKGIKPLTKPPSLHVTVQESLRGYIEDNQLKAGDALPPESFLAQQLGVSRNSVREAIKALESVGILETRRGIGVFVKEFSFQPLLDNLAYGLGDALRDVEELRELRRVLETGLIHKTVEMISEEDLAALRQVTERMRQRAERAESFAEEDEQFHRLLFRCQNNRMLTGLIEVFWRAFYKASNFANLANSDPLSTWRDHHEIVEAVAARDVERARERLDKHYEGILEVIANNRKSTEG, encoded by the coding sequence ATGTCCGGCTTGAAAGGCATAAAGCCCTTGACCAAGCCTCCCTCACTGCACGTGACAGTGCAGGAGAGCTTGCGCGGCTATATCGAGGACAATCAGCTCAAAGCCGGAGACGCGCTGCCGCCTGAGTCCTTCCTCGCTCAGCAGCTCGGCGTCAGCCGCAACTCTGTTCGAGAAGCGATCAAGGCGCTCGAGTCGGTAGGGATTCTGGAGACCCGCCGCGGCATTGGCGTCTTCGTAAAGGAATTTTCGTTCCAGCCGCTTCTGGACAATCTCGCCTATGGGCTCGGTGACGCCTTGCGGGATGTCGAAGAGCTTCGCGAGCTGCGGCGCGTTCTCGAGACCGGGCTCATTCACAAGACCGTAGAGATGATCAGCGAGGAAGATCTCGCTGCTTTGCGTCAAGTCACGGAGCGCATGCGGCAGCGAGCCGAGCGCGCCGAGAGCTTCGCTGAGGAAGACGAGCAATTCCACCGGCTGCTGTTTCGCTGCCAGAACAACCGAATGCTCACCGGCCTGATCGAGGTCTTCTGGAGAGCCTTCTACAAGGCATCCAACTTCGCCAATCTGGCCAATTCCGACCCGCTCTCCACGTGGCGCGACCACCATGAGATCGTTGAGGCGGTTGCGGCGCGCGATGTCGAACGAGCCCGAGAGAGGCTCGACAAGCACTACGAGGGCATTCTCGAAGTAATCGCCAATAACAGAAAGTCGACCGAAGGTTAG
- a CDS encoding bile acid:sodium symporter family protein → MRKIDPFFLLIMAAVAVASVLPAQGASAEILDTLGIMGIALLFFVHGAALPRAVVIQGLVQWRLHLFIFAITFVVFPVAVLPFGVLPSEWMPADLLLGFLYLAALPSAVSSSIAFTAMARGNVPTAICSSAASNVFGLLLTPVSLSLLTRMSVKGSFDLTTALGDVILQLLVPFAAGQIARPWLAGIMARHESRIGQLDQGVILLIVYAAFSQSVIDGLWSRLPPASLALTAVLCLVLLTLVLVVTAFIARRIGFSRSDEIAAVFCGSKKSLASGLPLAKVLFATAPGFGMIVLPIMFYNQIQILVGAVLARWYAQRIAAACNPAE, encoded by the coding sequence ATGCGCAAGATCGACCCATTTTTCCTGCTGATCATGGCGGCCGTCGCCGTGGCTAGCGTCCTTCCTGCGCAGGGTGCCAGCGCCGAGATCCTCGACACCCTGGGGATCATGGGCATCGCGTTGCTGTTCTTCGTGCACGGCGCGGCCCTCCCGCGGGCGGTGGTGATCCAGGGACTCGTGCAATGGCGGCTGCACCTCTTCATCTTCGCCATCACGTTCGTCGTGTTCCCAGTGGCCGTGCTGCCATTCGGCGTGCTGCCGTCGGAGTGGATGCCGGCGGACCTGCTGTTGGGCTTTCTCTACCTGGCGGCGCTGCCGTCGGCGGTGTCATCCTCAATCGCATTCACCGCCATGGCCAGGGGCAACGTACCGACGGCCATCTGCAGCTCCGCAGCGTCGAATGTCTTCGGCCTGCTGCTAACGCCGGTATCGCTCTCGCTGCTCACCCGGATGTCGGTCAAGGGCAGCTTCGACCTCACTACAGCCCTGGGCGACGTGATCCTTCAGCTTCTGGTCCCCTTCGCGGCTGGCCAGATCGCGCGGCCATGGCTGGCCGGCATCATGGCTCGGCACGAGTCTCGGATCGGCCAGCTTGACCAGGGTGTCATCCTGCTGATTGTCTACGCGGCGTTCTCGCAGTCGGTGATCGACGGCCTGTGGTCACGGCTTCCGCCGGCCAGCTTAGCCCTAACAGCGGTGCTGTGCTTGGTGCTGCTGACGTTGGTGCTGGTCGTTACGGCCTTCATCGCCCGCCGGATCGGCTTCTCCCGGAGCGACGAGATTGCGGCGGTGTTCTGCGGCTCCAAGAAGAGTCTGGCCTCAGGTCTGCCGCTGGCGAAGGTCTTGTTCGCGACTGCTCCAGGCTTCGGCATGATCGTGCTGCCGATCATGTTCTACAACCAGATCCAGATCTTGGTCGGGGCGGTCCTGGCGCGCTGGTACGCTCAGCGCATCGCTGCCGCATGCAACCCGGCGGAATGA
- a CDS encoding ABC transporter permease has translation MLPYILRRLATGLLMLVALSMLVFILLRLAPGDPIDAYVNPNVAMSQAEMDALRTRLGLDQPLPIQYLAWLQAAATGDLGYSIQRNGVRVLPLVLERIGPTILLMAAGLAIAIVTGIAAGILSAVRRNSPTDIGFSVVAFIGISSPAFLTAILGLYLFSVVLHWAPSGGMLTPGAPFSVSDLLSHLILPACLLSIGHAALIMRYMRASLLEVLNQDYVRTARAKGVKEFWVIMKHAVRNALLPVVTLIGSTIGIAVGGAIFIESVFNWPGMGLLLINAVDTRDYPVIMGATLIIGACVIVVNLLTDIAYAAVDPRIQVA, from the coding sequence ATGCTGCCATATATCCTGAGGCGACTTGCCACCGGCCTGTTGATGCTCGTCGCCCTAAGCATGCTCGTCTTCATCCTTCTGCGTCTAGCGCCGGGTGATCCGATCGACGCCTATGTGAATCCCAATGTTGCCATGTCCCAAGCGGAGATGGATGCTCTAAGAACACGTCTCGGGCTGGATCAGCCCTTACCCATTCAGTATCTCGCATGGCTGCAGGCTGCCGCCACCGGTGATCTCGGCTACTCGATCCAGCGCAATGGCGTGAGGGTTCTGCCCCTCGTCCTTGAACGGATAGGCCCCACCATCCTGCTGATGGCAGCCGGGCTTGCTATCGCAATCGTGACCGGCATTGCAGCAGGCATCCTCAGCGCTGTCAGGCGCAATTCCCCGACGGACATCGGCTTTTCCGTCGTCGCCTTCATTGGCATTTCCAGCCCGGCCTTCCTGACGGCAATCCTCGGACTTTATCTGTTCTCAGTGGTTCTTCACTGGGCACCGTCCGGTGGGATGCTGACACCTGGCGCTCCATTCTCGGTCAGTGACCTCCTGTCTCACCTCATCTTGCCCGCGTGCCTCCTGTCAATCGGCCACGCTGCGCTGATCATGCGCTACATGCGCGCGTCACTCCTTGAGGTCTTGAACCAGGATTATGTCCGCACCGCGCGGGCAAAGGGCGTCAAGGAGTTCTGGGTAATCATGAAGCATGCGGTTCGTAACGCGCTCCTGCCGGTCGTGACTCTCATCGGGTCAACCATCGGCATCGCCGTAGGCGGCGCGATCTTCATCGAGAGCGTGTTCAACTGGCCCGGCATGGGCCTGCTGTTGATCAATGCCGTCGACACCCGTGACTACCCGGTCATCATGGGAGCCACGCTCATCATCGGAGCCTGCGTCATCGTGGTCAATCTCCTGACCGACATTGCTTATGCCGCAGTCGATCCCCGCATCCAGGTGGCCTGA
- a CDS encoding putative N-acetylmannosamine-6-phosphate 2-epimerase, whose amino-acid sequence MTSQPAATALTESLRGGLVVSCQPVPGGPFDGPESVTRFALAAQNAGASALRIEGAANVAAVAAACSIPIIGLVKRDLAETPVRITPWVEDVIALAEAGAVIVAIDATDRPRPVAIGTLIETIHARGCIAMADIANVDEARKASALGADIIGTTMSGYTDVGPPPRTPDIRLVREAFGLGKPVLAEGRYNEPRLAAAAIRAGAIAVVVGSAITRPEHITQWFVDAIAAEATPQKPVLAIDIGGTKTAVALVRGDQIIERRQVPTRPADGAEMWLSAAAHAARDWRGQYRGVAAAVTGLVRDGRWTAVNPATLPVPEDFPIVSRLAEQFGQPVLALNDAQAAAWGEYCFGAGQGRDLLFLTISSGIGGGAVVGGQLLRGAGGLAGHVGQIPVPSPGNRHHRLEDLASGFAMAAAARTAGQDADAKAIFAAMAAGETWAERIVDAAVEHLALALPGLQALLDPQIIVIGGGVGLATGFVPRLEAALTRFPSALKPSLALARLGADAGLLGAADLLDRRAHLESDETAPTLVTGAAALNV is encoded by the coding sequence ATGACATCTCAGCCTGCGGCCACAGCGCTTACCGAATCCTTGAGAGGCGGACTGGTTGTCTCGTGCCAGCCTGTTCCCGGCGGGCCGTTCGACGGTCCCGAATCTGTTACGCGCTTTGCACTGGCCGCCCAGAATGCGGGCGCCAGCGCGCTTCGGATAGAGGGCGCGGCCAACGTTGCCGCGGTCGCCGCTGCCTGCTCGATTCCGATCATTGGCCTTGTCAAACGCGACCTCGCGGAAACGCCGGTCCGCATCACGCCTTGGGTTGAGGACGTCATCGCCCTTGCCGAAGCAGGCGCGGTGATTGTCGCCATTGACGCCACGGACAGACCAAGACCTGTAGCGATCGGGACATTGATCGAGACGATCCATGCTCGGGGCTGCATTGCAATGGCCGACATTGCGAATGTGGACGAGGCAAGGAAGGCAAGCGCACTCGGCGCAGACATCATCGGCACCACCATGTCCGGCTACACCGACGTGGGTCCACCGCCGCGAACGCCTGATATCAGGTTGGTGCGGGAAGCCTTTGGGCTCGGCAAGCCGGTCCTCGCCGAAGGTCGATACAACGAGCCCCGTCTCGCCGCCGCCGCCATACGAGCCGGAGCGATTGCGGTCGTTGTCGGTTCTGCCATCACGCGCCCGGAGCACATCACACAGTGGTTCGTGGACGCGATTGCGGCGGAAGCGACGCCGCAGAAACCAGTGCTCGCAATCGATATTGGTGGAACAAAGACGGCGGTCGCGCTTGTGCGAGGCGACCAGATCATTGAGCGGCGGCAGGTTCCGACACGGCCAGCCGACGGAGCGGAGATGTGGCTCAGCGCCGCCGCCCACGCTGCACGTGACTGGCGTGGCCAATATCGTGGTGTCGCCGCTGCGGTGACGGGCTTGGTCCGGGACGGCCGCTGGACTGCCGTCAATCCGGCGACCCTGCCTGTGCCGGAAGACTTCCCGATCGTGTCACGCCTGGCCGAACAATTCGGTCAACCCGTCCTGGCACTGAATGATGCTCAGGCCGCTGCCTGGGGAGAGTATTGCTTCGGTGCTGGCCAAGGACGCGATCTTCTCTTCCTGACCATCTCCAGCGGAATCGGCGGAGGGGCGGTTGTCGGTGGGCAGCTCCTGCGCGGAGCCGGTGGTCTTGCTGGCCACGTGGGCCAGATTCCAGTGCCGTCTCCCGGAAACCGCCATCACCGTCTGGAAGATCTAGCATCCGGCTTCGCTATGGCGGCCGCGGCCCGCACGGCTGGCCAGGATGCCGACGCCAAAGCGATTTTCGCCGCCATGGCCGCAGGCGAGACCTGGGCCGAGCGCATCGTGGACGCAGCCGTGGAACATCTCGCTCTGGCTCTCCCGGGCCTGCAGGCCCTTCTTGATCCCCAGATCATCGTGATCGGTGGCGGCGTCGGCCTCGCGACAGGTTTCGTGCCTCGTCTGGAGGCGGCTCTTACGCGGTTTCCTTCCGCTCTCAAGCCCTCCCTAGCGCTGGCTCGTCTTGGTGCCGATGCCGGCCTCTTAGGCGCAGCCGATCTCCTAGATCGGCGAGCTCATCTTGAGAGCGATGAGACGGCTCCGACTCTAGTCACCGGAGCGGCCGCTCTCAACGTGTAG
- a CDS encoding Gfo/Idh/MocA family protein: MRASGGEISAVWDCDPRSAAVFARSHDVPACAHIEEAFSTTPNLAVVMGSPEDVPGLVLKAVSAGIPIVLEKPAAPTTRGLMEILKAAQERDIFVAVPLPNRFGPAFGAMVALEAEGRLGKIAHCHFRIVNGPPLRYREDGVEWMLDPTIGGGGALRNLGIHGIDAALSLAEGALRIVASSVANRIHDQPVEDHAHVVLCDDAGTLFTVEAGYTFASMAPGGDFEWRIATGNAYIIDRGETAQCATLDDGDVRVLAPEHPSTRYRLFMADTFDRLRSGERPTIGLEDYLAAMKVIDAAYEKAKA; this comes from the coding sequence GTGAGAGCCTCAGGCGGTGAGATCTCAGCCGTTTGGGATTGCGACCCGAGAAGCGCAGCCGTTTTTGCCCGGTCCCACGATGTCCCCGCCTGTGCTCATATCGAAGAGGCATTCTCGACGACGCCCAACTTGGCCGTCGTCATGGGTTCGCCCGAGGACGTTCCAGGCCTTGTCTTGAAGGCGGTATCCGCCGGCATTCCGATAGTTCTCGAAAAGCCCGCCGCCCCCACGACTCGCGGCTTGATGGAGATCCTGAAGGCTGCCCAGGAACGAGACATTTTCGTTGCTGTGCCTCTTCCCAATCGCTTCGGCCCCGCTTTCGGCGCAATGGTAGCGCTTGAGGCGGAAGGGCGTCTCGGCAAGATTGCCCACTGCCATTTTCGGATCGTCAACGGCCCTCCTCTGCGTTACCGCGAGGATGGGGTCGAGTGGATGCTCGACCCGACGATTGGAGGCGGCGGAGCGCTGCGCAATCTCGGCATTCACGGCATCGATGCGGCCCTTTCGCTTGCGGAAGGAGCCTTACGCATCGTTGCGTCCTCGGTCGCCAATCGCATCCATGACCAGCCGGTCGAAGACCACGCCCATGTCGTCCTGTGTGACGATGCTGGAACGCTCTTCACGGTCGAGGCAGGCTACACCTTCGCCTCCATGGCTCCAGGGGGGGACTTCGAGTGGCGGATCGCCACGGGCAATGCTTACATCATTGACCGAGGCGAGACGGCACAGTGCGCGACCCTGGATGACGGGGACGTCCGCGTGCTCGCCCCCGAACATCCAAGCACGCGCTACCGCTTGTTCATGGCCGACACGTTCGACCGGCTTCGCTCGGGTGAGCGCCCGACTATCGGCCTCGAAGATTACCTGGCAGCGATGAAGGTCATCGATGCCGCATATGAGAAGGCAAAGGCATGA